The sequence TCTTGGAGGCGTCCGAGTCATCCTGCACCTCCTGCACGGGGACGACGACGCGCAGCTCTCCCCGGCGGAGCACCGCCTCCTCCATCGTCTCGAAGAGGGGCAAAGGCTCGTTCTCTCCGAGCACGCCCGTCACCTGACGGCCCGCGGGGATGCCGATGTCCTCCGGGGCGGGCGAGTTGCGGCTGAACTCCACGTCTCCGGTGAGGCGGCCCGCCCGGGCGCGCGAGATGCCCAGCACGGCCACCACGTTGTCCAGCGCCGCGCCCTCGGCCGTGTCGAGGTAGCCCGAGCGGTGCGCCAGCTCGAGCATGGCGTAGAAGGTGGCCATCTCCCGGCCGTAGGACTCCGCCAGCGTGCGGGCCATGCTGCCCGCGTTCTTGTCGATGTCCGGCCCGAGGTTCCCGAGCAGCCGGTCGACGATGGCGCTGAAGGAGGTATCGAGCGACAGGAAGCTCAAAAGGAGATCTCCCAGCTCAGCGTCATGACCATGTTCGCTCCCCGGTTGACCGGGGGGAACTGCACGCGGTTGAAGAGAATCTTCTCGGCGCCCACGGTGATCTGGATGCCCGCCTCGGTGAGCGGCTGCACGGTGCCCGTCGGGGGCGCGGGGAGGGTGGCCGACACGGTGCCCTGGATGGTGCCCACGCCCGGGACGAGCGTCACCTTGGGGGCCCGGTCCTCCGCCTGCTCGGTGATGGGCGCCTTCAGCGCGGTGTCCGCCACGTTGGCGGGGTCCGTGCCGGTGCCCACCACGATGGCCCAGCTCGTGGGCAGGGCGTTCTTCTTCCCCAGCAGGAGCTCCGCCAGCAGCTGCTTGCCCTTGGTGGTGATGAGGTTGTGGTGCTGGTACCGCTCCACGAGCGCGCCGCCCAGGTCGCGCAGCTCGATGGTCAGCACCCCTTTCAATCCCGGCTTCTCACTGAGGTCCATGGTGCTCTCCCGAAGTCGTGTCGTGCCGCGCGTTGAGGGCCGCTCGCCTCACCCGAGGTCCAGCGCCAGCCCCAGCTCCACCTCGTCCCCCGTGGTGGCGAGGATGATGGCCCGGACATCCACCGCTCCGGGCAGGTCCGGACGGGCGCTGACCGTCAGGCTCGTCACGTCCTCCACGCGGGGGTCTTCCTTGAGGGCCTGCCGCACGTAGCGGCGCAGCAAATCCAGGTTCTGTCGGTCCAGCGGCTCGCCGATGAGCTCCGCCACCTTGCTGCCGTAGCGCGCATGGCCGAGCTGCTCCAGGTGTCCCCGGTAGATCATCAGCCGCAGCGTGAGGGCCTGGACGAGGTTGTCCTTGCCACCCACCGTCTTGGCGCCGCCCGCGTCGGCGGACCAGTCGAGGTCCACCTCGCCGGTGTCCTTGAAGTTGAGCCGGAGGTCCGTCTTCAGCTCGTCGGCCATCACATCAACCTCCCGGGCCCGGCGGTGGCCCCGGGCGACGCGGGAATGCCCGGGGTGACCTTGAGCCGCGACATCATCTGGGTGAGCGCGTTGGAGAGCGTCTCGGCCATGGCGCCGGCCAGGTCCGGGATGT comes from Pyxidicoccus parkwaysis and encodes:
- a CDS encoding DUF2634 domain-containing protein, which codes for MADELKTDLRLNFKDTGEVDLDWSADAGGAKTVGGKDNLVQALTLRLMIYRGHLEQLGHARYGSKVAELIGEPLDRQNLDLLRRYVRQALKEDPRVEDVTSLTVSARPDLPGAVDVRAIILATTGDEVELGLALDLG